A window of the Coprobacter fastidiosus genome harbors these coding sequences:
- a CDS encoding anaerobic sulfatase-maturation protein: MGKTIAYNPLDYPIYVMAKPVGAMCNLDCSYCYYLEKGELYRGQRSNRMTDEMLEKFTEEYINCQTTPEVLFTWHGGETLLRGLDFFRKAVALQKRYAKGRPIANSIQTNGILLNDEWCRFFKENNFLVGISIDGPEHVHDRYRKDKGGRGSFARVMKGIELLQKHQVEFNTLSVVNDYNAHYALETYRFFKEIGSCYMQFSPIVERWGDRPDGLELLPPGEFPDTEMPPWCVDPLDYGQFYCDIFDEWVCNDVGRYFVQMFDATLAGVVGAAPGVCIYGKTCGHAAAMEYNGDVYACDHFVFPEYKRGNIKTDTLVSMMLSPEQMAFGNAKRNTLPRQCRECRFLNLCNGECPKNRISKTVTGEPGLNYLCAGLQKYYAHVMPYMNYMAEELKNQRPPANVMQYAREHLNKK; the protein is encoded by the coding sequence TATTGTTACTATTTGGAGAAAGGAGAACTTTATCGGGGACAACGGTCTAATCGGATGACAGATGAAATGCTGGAAAAATTTACGGAGGAATATATCAATTGTCAGACTACACCTGAAGTTTTGTTTACATGGCACGGTGGTGAAACGTTGTTGAGAGGTCTCGATTTTTTCCGAAAGGCAGTTGCTCTGCAAAAACGTTATGCAAAAGGTCGTCCTATCGCTAACTCGATACAAACCAATGGAATTCTGCTCAATGATGAGTGGTGTCGTTTCTTTAAAGAGAATAATTTTCTTGTCGGTATTTCTATCGATGGACCCGAACATGTGCATGACCGTTATCGTAAAGATAAAGGAGGAAGAGGTTCTTTTGCCCGGGTGATGAAAGGAATCGAACTGTTGCAGAAGCACCAAGTCGAATTTAACACTTTGTCGGTCGTCAATGATTATAATGCTCATTATGCACTGGAAACGTATCGTTTTTTTAAAGAAATAGGAAGCTGTTATATGCAATTTTCTCCTATTGTAGAGCGTTGGGGAGATCGTCCCGATGGGCTGGAATTGCTTCCTCCGGGCGAATTTCCGGATACGGAAATGCCTCCTTGGTGTGTTGATCCGCTGGATTACGGCCAGTTTTATTGTGACATTTTCGATGAATGGGTTTGCAATGATGTCGGACGTTATTTTGTACAGATGTTCGATGCCACGTTAGCGGGCGTTGTCGGAGCAGCTCCGGGAGTTTGCATTTACGGGAAGACTTGCGGACATGCGGCAGCTATGGAGTATAACGGCGACGTGTATGCTTGCGATCATTTTGTTTTTCCCGAATATAAGCGAGGGAATATAAAAACAGATACTTTGGTAAGTATGATGTTGTCTCCTGAACAAATGGCATTTGGCAATGCCAAACGAAATACTTTGCCCCGGCAGTGTCGTGAATGTCGTTTCTTGAATTTATGTAACGGAGAATGTCCTAAAAACAGGATTTCGAAAACTGTAACAGGAGAGCCGGGATTGAACTATCTTTGTGCCGGATTACAAAAATATTATGCGCATGTCATGCCTTATATGAATTATATGGCGGAGGAATTAAAAAATCAACGGCCTCCTGCAAATGTGATGCAATATGCCCGGGAACATTTAAACAAAAAATGA
- a CDS encoding manganese efflux pump MntP — MSIFELLILAIGLSMDSFAVSVTSGVVLKPFRTSSALKIASFLALFQGAMPLIGWFIGREFQKYIQDYDHWVAFGVLLILGINMIREGRSKDEETPCCFNPAKTKTLLGLSVATSIDALAVGVSFAFLSMNMLTPTAIIIGVTFACSMIALYLGRYCGRRLKHRAEMLGGVILILIGTKILIEHLFFQ; from the coding sequence ATGAGTATTTTTGAATTACTAATATTGGCAATCGGACTTTCGATGGACAGTTTTGCCGTATCGGTGACTTCAGGGGTGGTGTTAAAGCCTTTCCGGACATCTTCGGCATTAAAAATAGCTTCTTTTTTAGCTTTATTTCAGGGGGCTATGCCTTTGATAGGTTGGTTTATTGGGCGAGAGTTTCAAAAATATATACAAGATTATGATCATTGGGTCGCTTTCGGGGTGCTGCTCATACTCGGGATAAATATGATTCGTGAGGGGCGTTCTAAAGACGAAGAGACTCCTTGTTGTTTTAATCCTGCAAAGACAAAAACTTTGCTCGGTTTGTCGGTTGCGACGAGTATCGATGCATTGGCAGTCGGGGTATCGTTTGCATTTTTGAGCATGAATATGCTTACGCCTACGGCTATTATTATCGGAGTTACTTTTGCCTGTTCTATGATAGCCCTTTATTTGGGCAGATATTGTGGAAGACGGTTGAAACATAGAGCAGAAATGCTGGGCGGAGTTATTTTGATTTTGATCGGAACTAAAATTTTAATAGAGCATTTATTTTTTCAGTAA
- a CDS encoding FAD:protein FMN transferase produces MKNKRGLVACILFLIVFAIVTIYRETKQTKEAVYQQNEGIIFNTIYHITYQYDSDLQAEIEDELHLFDATLSPFNKTSVITRVNENDSTVVLNEWFVNVFSRSREIWTQTDGAFDPTVSPLINAWGFGFKQGYSLSSHDIDSLLQFVGMDKISLDNGKVIKQDPRMSLNFSAIAKGYAVDVVAELLESKGIENFLVEIGGELVGKGRNPKGECWQVGINKPEEDSESVMGEIEEIVAICDGAMATSGNYRNFRYENGKRVAHTIDPVSGYPVQHSLLSATVIAPDCMTADAYATAFMVMGIDKSLQLAEKLQLNAYFIYAVDSVNTQVKMTPGMKDLIVRDTH; encoded by the coding sequence ATGAAGAATAAGAGAGGATTGGTTGCATGCATATTGTTTCTTATCGTTTTTGCCATAGTGACAATATATCGGGAAACAAAACAGACAAAAGAAGCCGTTTATCAACAGAATGAAGGAATTATCTTCAATACGATTTATCATATAACTTATCAGTATGATTCTGATTTGCAAGCAGAAATAGAAGATGAGCTGCATCTTTTCGATGCGACGCTCTCCCCGTTTAATAAAACATCGGTCATAACTCGGGTAAATGAAAATGATTCTACCGTAGTGCTGAATGAATGGTTTGTCAATGTTTTCAGCCGTTCTCGGGAAATCTGGACGCAGACGGACGGAGCTTTCGATCCTACGGTGTCGCCTTTGATCAATGCTTGGGGATTCGGATTTAAACAAGGGTATTCGTTATCATCGCACGATATAGACAGTCTGCTTCAATTTGTCGGGATGGATAAGATATCTTTAGATAACGGGAAGGTGATAAAACAAGATCCGCGCATGTCGCTTAATTTCTCGGCAATAGCCAAGGGGTATGCCGTTGATGTCGTTGCTGAACTTTTAGAGTCGAAAGGCATCGAGAATTTCTTGGTAGAAATCGGAGGCGAGTTGGTCGGCAAAGGGCGTAATCCCAAAGGCGAGTGCTGGCAGGTGGGAATCAATAAGCCTGAAGAAGATAGTGAAAGTGTAATGGGTGAAATAGAAGAGATTGTGGCGATTTGCGACGGGGCGATGGCTACTTCGGGTAATTATCGTAATTTCAGATATGAAAACGGTAAAAGAGTAGCCCATACGATAGATCCGGTCAGCGGATATCCTGTGCAGCATTCTTTACTCAGCGCTACGGTGATTGCGCCCGATTGCATGACAGCCGATGCTTATGCTACGGCTTTCATGGTTATGGGGATTGATAAAAGCCTGCAATTAGCAGAAAAGTTGCAATTGAATGCTTATTTTATTTATGCAGTCGATTCTGTAAATACGCAAGTTAAAATGACTCCGGGTATGAAAGACCTTATTGTTCGGGATACTCATTGA
- a CDS encoding GNAT family N-acetyltransferase, translated as MVRFETDRAVVRDVVEGDMDIMFSIYTQEKNMRYISDGRYDWTIFELRDKYSRINKSYSYGYGIFIVELKDSGEVIGEAGLFSFDRENRIFELGYILDFVYWGKGYGTEICRGLINYAFASLKAKCVLARMYASNKASVRLCEKCGMQKWNSGITENGKEFHEYRCYKI; from the coding sequence ATGGTCAGATTTGAAACAGATCGGGCGGTTGTCAGGGATGTGGTAGAGGGAGATATGGATATTATGTTCTCTATTTATACGCAAGAAAAAAATATGAGGTATATTTCTGACGGTAGGTATGATTGGACAATATTCGAGCTTAGGGATAAATATTCCCGGATAAACAAAAGCTATTCTTATGGATACGGTATTTTTATAGTTGAGCTTAAAGATTCGGGTGAGGTTATCGGTGAGGCCGGATTGTTTTCTTTCGATCGGGAAAATAGAATTTTTGAGTTAGGGTATATTTTAGACTTTGTTTATTGGGGGAAAGGGTATGGAACGGAAATATGCCGAGGATTGATAAATTATGCATTTGCTTCATTAAAAGCAAAATGTGTACTTGCCCGCATGTATGCTTCCAATAAGGCCTCTGTTCGTTTATGTGAAAAATGCGGTATGCAGAAATGGAATTCGGGAATTACCGAAAACGGTAAAGAATTTCATGAATATCGTTGTTATAAAATTTGA